GACGCAGATCCAGGTCGCCGACCTGAACAAGACCTTCAACGATCCGTTGGCCGCCAAGGTCCGCTCGACGCTGCGCCGCGACTACAACTTCTCGCGCACGCCGGGCCGGCATTACAGCGTGCAGTGCGTGTTTTCCACCGAGCAGCTGCGTTACCCGAAGCCGGACGGCACCGTGTGCCAGTCCAAGAGCTTCGTCGGCGAAGGGGTGAAGCTGGATTGCGCCGGCGGCTTCGGCGCGGTGATGATGGTCACCGCCACCTTCGGCATGGTCGCGGCGGCGCGGGCGGTGGACAAGATTGTCGCCGGCGCGCGTCGGCCCTCGGAGCGCGCTGCGGGCTGAATGCTCTTGTAGGAGCGAGCTTGCTCGCGAACGGGTTCCGGCAGCTACGGAATCAAGCGGTTCGCGAGCAAGCTCGCTCCTACAAATCTACGATCAGCTCCTGCATCCGCTTGAGCACCGCATTCAAGCCATTGCTGCGCGAGGGCGATAGCTGCCGGCCGAGCCCCAGTTGGTTGAACCAGCCCGCCAGATCGACCTCCGCCAGCTCCGGCCCCGGCAAGCCATCCACCCGCACCAGCAGCAACGCCAGCAGCCCGCGCAGCAGGCGCGCATCGCTGTAAGCGCGGAAGTGCCAACGGCCAGCGCGCGAATCCGCCACCAGCCAGACATTGCTCTCGCAGCCGTGCACGCGCTGTTCGTCGCTGCGCTCGGTATCGCTCAGCGGTTCCAGGCGTTCACCCCATTGCATCAGCAGGCGCGCGCGCTGCTCCCAGCCTTGCAGCGCGGTGAAGGCCTGCAGCGCCTCGGCGGCAGCGGCGGGCAGGTTCATTGCAGCAGCTCCAGGGCACTGTCCAGCGCGTGGAAGAAACGCTCCAGGTCGGCGCCGTCGTTGTACAGGCCGAGGGAGACTCGCAGGGCACCGGCGACATCCAGGGTCTTCATCAGCGGCATGGCGCAGTGGTGCCCGGCGCGTACGGCGATGCCCTGCTCGGTGAGCAGGTGGCCGAGGTCGGCGACGTGCACGCCCTCCACCACGAAGCTGGCCAGCGCCACTTCCGGCTCGCCCAGCACGCGCACGCCATCGCGGGCGCGCAGGCCGGCGAGCAGGCGGGCGTGGAGGATGGCCTCGTGGGCACTGACTTCGGCGCCGTCCAGGCGCGCCAGCCATTCCAGCGTGGCACCCAGGGCGATGACCGCGCCGATGGGCGGGGTGCCCGCCTCGAAGCCGATGGGGGCGTTGTGGAACTGTGCGTCGAAGTAGTCCGCCACGTGGACCATCTCGCCGCCGAACTGCCAGTGCGCCAGGCGTTCCAGTGCCTCCGGGCGGCCCCAGAGCAGGCCGAGCCCTTCCGGGCCGTAGAGCTTGTGGCTGGAGCAGACGTAGAAGTCGCAGCCCAGCGCGGACAGGTTGTGCCGGCCGTGGACCACGCCCTGGGCGCCGTCGACCACGGTCAACGCAGCGTGCCGCCGAGCCATCTGCAGCAGTTCCGGCAGCGGTTGCCAGGTGCCGAGCACGTTGGACAACTGGCTGACGGCGAGCAGTCGAGTGCGCGGGCCGATCAGGCTGGCGGCGCGCTCCAGGTCGATGCGCCCGCTACGATCCAGGGGCAGGACCACCAGTTTCAGCCCGCGTCGGAGTGCCAGTTGTTGCCAGGGCAGCAGGTTGGCGTGGTGCTCCAGGGCGCTGATGACGATCTCGTCGCCGGTCTGGAACTGGCTTTCCAGGCCATAGGCCAGCAGGTTCAGCGCTTCGGTGGTGCCGCCGGTGAAGATGATCTGCGCCGGGCTGCCGCCGTTCAGCCAATTGGCCGCCAGGGTGCGGGTGGCCTCGAAGGCACGGGTGGCGCGTTCGCCGGGCAGGTGCTGGGCGCGGTGTACGTTGGCGGCGCCGCTGGCGTAGTAGCCGGCCAGGGCATCGATCATGGCCTGGGGCTTCTGTGCGGTGGCGGCGCTGTCGAGGTAGGTCTGGCCTTCGGCCTCGAAGGTGGCAAGGGCCGGGAAGTCGGAGCGCCAGGGCGAGGGAATGGACATGGGCGTGTGGCCGGTTGCGGAAAATGGAAAACGGGGGCCGCAGCCCCCGTTTTTCAAGCTTAGTGCGAACCCCGCGCGAGCGGGGTGCTCAAGCTTAGTTGTGCGCGTGCAGCGCTTCGTTCAGTTCGATCGCGGTCTTGTTGGTCTTGCACTCGACCGCGCCGGTCTGGGAGTTGCGGCGGAACAGCAGGTCCGGCTGGCCAGCCAGGTCGCGGCCCTTGACCACTTTCACCAGGTTGTTCTGGTCGTCCAGCACGGCGATCTTGGTGCCGGCGGTGACGTACAGGCCGGCTTCGACGATGTTGCGGTCGCCCAGCGGAATGCCGATGCCGGCATTGGCGCCGATCAGGCAGCCTTCGCCGACGCTGATGACGATGTTGCCGCCGCCGGACAGGGTGCCCATGGTGGAGCAGCCGCCGCCCAGGTCAGAGCCCTTGCCGACGAACACGCCCGCGGAGACGCGGCCTTCGATCATGCCCGGGCCTTCGGTGCCGCCGTTGAAGTTGACGAAGCCTTCGTGCATCACGGTGGTGCCTTCACCAATGTAGGCGCCCAGGCGCACGCGAGCGGTGTCGGCGATGCGCACGCCGCTCGGGACCACGTAGTCGGTCATCTTCGGGAACTTGTCGACGGAGAAGACTTCCAGCAGCTTGCCCTTCAGGCGCGCCTCCAGTTGCAGCTCGGCCAGTTCGGCCAGGTCGACGGCGCCCTGGTTGGTCCAGGCCACGTTCGGCAGCAGCGGGAAGATGCCGGTCAGGTTCAGGCCGTGCGGCTTGGCCAGGCGATGGGACAGCAGGTGCAGCTTGAGATACGCCTCCGGGGTGGAGGTGGGGGCGGCGTCTTCGGCCAGCACGGTGGCGACCAGCGGCTTCTGGCTCTCGGCCAGGCGGTTGAGCAGGGCGGCCTGGGCTGCATCGACGCCCTTGACGGCGTCGGCCAGCTGGTAGGCCTGGTGGGCAGTGAAGGCGATCGCCTGGTTGCCGCCCTGATAGGCCAGCAGCGGGCTGATCGCGGCGACCAGTTCGGCGCTGGGCTTGAGCAGCGGCTGTGCGTAGAAGACTTCCAGCCAGTTGCCCTGGCGGTTCTGGGTGCCGACACCGAAGGCCAGGCTGAACAGGGATTTCGACATGTGGGTGCTTCCTTGAAAAGAGAATCTCGAAGAGGGTATTCGGTCAGGCCGGACGACGGCTGAGCAGCAGGCCCAGCCCGGCGCTGCCCAGCAGCGCGGCGCAACCACGGTTGAACAGGCGCCGGGCGCGTGCGCCGGCGAGCAGCTTGCCGAGGTGGAGCCCGGCAAGCCCGTAGAGGGCGATGGCCAGCCATTCCAGCAGCAGGAAGGCCGTACCGAGCTGGGCGAACTGGGCGGCCACGGCCTGGTGCGGATCGACGAACTGCGGCAGGAAGGCGGTGAAGATCAAAATTGCCTTGGGATTGCCGGCGGCGACCCAGAACTCCTGGCGCGTCAGGCGCCAGAGGCTGCTGGCCGGGACGGCGGCGCCATTCACCTGCAGGTCGGCGGTGGGCGCGCGCCAGAGTTGCACGGCCAGCCACAGCAGGTAGGCGGCGCCAATCACCTTGATCACCAGGAACAGCCAGGCCGAGGTCTGCAGCACCAGCGCCAGGCCGGAGGCGGCCAGGGCCAGCATGCCGGCGAACGCCAGCAGGCGACCGCTGCCGGCGAGGGTCGCGCGCAGCAGGCCGAAGCGCGCGGCGTTGTTCAGCGACAGCAGGTTGTTCGGTCCCGGCGCCAGGTTCAGGGCGAAGCAGGCGGGGAGGAACAGGGCCCAGGCGATGCTCATGGCGGGACGGCTCAGGCCAGCGCGGCGGCGTAGTTGTCGGGCTTGAAGCCGACCAGGGTGCGGCCGCCCAGATCCAGAACCGGGCGCTTGATCATCGACGGCTGGGCGAGCATCAGTTCGATGGCCTTGGCCTGGTCGAGATCGGCTTTGCGGGCGTCGTCGAGCTTGCGGAAGGTGGTGCCGGCGCGGTTCAGGAGGGTTTCCCAACCGTGCTCGGCGCACCATTGCTCCAGGTGCGCGCGGTCTATTCCGCTAGTCTTGTAGTCGTGGAATGCGTACTCGACGCCATGTTCGTCCAGCCAGGTGCGGGCTTTCTTCATGGTGTCGCACGCCTTGATTCCATACAGCGTCCGCTGACTCACGGGGCGCATCTCCTTTTTCATGCTTTATTCAGGCGCGGGATTATGCCACTTCCCGTTGCCTTGCGGGATGCCGGCGGGGGAATCGGCGGATTGCAACAGTCTGTTGCCGATCCGGAGGCTGATCCGTCGTTGCACCGATGGTTCAATGCAGCGCTGTGCCGGGAGTTCGTCGATGCAAACCGTTTACACCGTGCTGATCCTGCTGCTGACCGTCGGGGGCACGCGGCTCGCCGCGCAGCTGATCCCGCTGCCGCTGCCATTGATCCAGATCGCCGCCGGCGCCGCGCTGGCCTGGCCGAGTCTGGGGCTGCACGTGGCGCTCGATCCCGAACTCTTCATGTTCCTGTTCATCCCACCGCTGCTGTTCGTCGATGGCTGGCGCATGCCCAAGGGCGAGTTCTGGAAGATGCGCGGGCCGATCCTGGCGCTGGCATTCGCCCTGGTGTTGGTCACGGTGGTGGTCGGTGGCGCCTTCATCCACGTGTTGATACCGGAGATTCCCTGGGCGGCGGCCTTCGCCCTGGCGGCGGTGCTGTCGCCCACCGATGCGCTGGCGGTCTCGGCCATTGCGCAGAATCGCCTGCCCAGGCGCTTGATGCACGTCCTGCAGGGCGAGGCGCTGATGAACGATGCCTCGGGCCTGGTGGCGTTCAAGTTCGCCATCGCCGCCGCCATGACCGGAACCTTCTCGCTGATGGATGCCAGCCTGTCGTTCCTGCTGGTGGCGGTGGGCGGCCTGGCCTGCGGCGTGCTGCTGAGCTGGCTGCTGGGGCGCATCCGTGGCTGGATGATCCGTCGCGGCTGGGACGATCCGGCGACCCACGTGGTGCTGATGCTGCTGTTGCCGTTCGCCTCCTACATGGTGGCCGAGGAGGTGGGCGTATCCGGCATCCTCGCCGCGGTGGCGGCCGGCATGATGCAGAGCTGGGTCGACCTGTTGCCGCGACAGACCAATACCCGGCTGCTCAACCGCAGCGTGTGGTCGATGCTGGAGTTCGCCTTCAACGGGGTGGTGTTCCTCCTGCTCGGCCTGCAGTTGCCCGACATCCTCAAGTCGGTGGCGCACCATGCCGACGACATGCTCTGGCATTCGTCGCAACTGCTGTTCTATGTGCTGGCGGTCTTCGCGGCGTTGCTGCTGCTGCGTTTCGCCTGGGTCTGGTGCTACTGGAAGGTCGCGGTGCGCTTCGAGCGCTGGTGGGGCGTCGAACTGGGCGGTCGTCCGGGGGAGCCGACCCTGCGGCTGTCGGCCATTTCCGCGCTGGGCGGGGTGCGCGGGGCGGTGACCCTGGCGGGCGTGCTCTCGGTGCCGTTGCTGCTGGGGGATGGCTCGCCGTTTCCGCAGCGCGATCTGATCATCTTCATCGCCGCCGGAGTGATCCTGGTGTCGTTGCTGGCGGCGACCATCGGCCTGCCGATCCTGCTGCGCGGACTGCCGGCGGCCAGCAATGACCGCCGCGAGCTGGAGGTGGGGCAGGTCTGGCGCAAGACTGCGGTGGCGGCGATCCGCATGCTGGAAAGCGAGGAGCTGCCAGCCAGGGAAAACACCGATGCCGAGGTAACGGCGCGGTTGGCTGAGGTCAAGGCGAAGCTGATGGCCGAATACCGCCATCAGCTGGATCCTGCTCCGGACAGCCTGGAGGCCCGCGAGCGAGCCCGCAGTCTGGAACTCGCCGATCAGGCGCTGCGCATCAAGGCGCTGCGCGCGCAGCGGCTGGAGCTGTACCGGATGCGCCGCGAGCACGAGATCGACGACGAGACTCTGCGCGAGGTGCTGGGGGAGCTGGACACCCAGGAAGCCTGGGTGACCAGCAAGGCGGGGCGGTGGGTGTAAACAGGCTTTGATTGCTTTCGCAGGGGCGAGCTTGCTTCGCGAACCGCCTGGCACCGGTGTCCGGCAGGAATCCGTTCGCGAGCAAGCTCGTTCCTACAGGGTGTGCAGCTTTACAGGCCCTGTACGTAGCGCTTGATCCGCTCGGCCGCTTCCACGCATTCGGCCAGCGGAGCCACCAGCGCCATGCGCACGCGGTTGGCGCCGGGGTTCTCGCCGTTCACCTCGCGGGACAGGTAGGAGCCCGGCACCACGGTAACGTGCTGCGCATCGAACAGGCCGCGGCAGAACTCGGTGTCGGCGACCGGGGTCTTGGCCCACAGGTAGAAGCTGCCGTCCGGGCGTTGCACGTCGAGCACGCCGCCGAGGATGTCCAGCACAGCGTCGAACTTCTCGCGGTACAGGTCGCGGTTGGCGCGCACGTGATCCTCGTCCTTCCAGGCCGCGACGCTGGCCAGTTGGGTTTGAACCGGCATGGCGCAGCCGTGGTAGGTGCGGTACAGGAGGAATTTCTTCAGCACCTCGGCGTCACCGGCGACGAAGCCCGAACGCAGGCCCGGCAGGTTGGAGCGCTTGGACAGGCTGTGGAACACCACGCAGCGCGCAAAATCCGAGCGGCCCAGTTCGGCGCAGGCGGTCAGCAGGCCGGCTGGTGGGTTCTGCTCGTCGAAGTACAGCTCGCTGTAGCACTCGTCGGCGGCGATCACGAAGTCGTGTTCGTCGGCCAGGGCGATCAGCTTCTTCAGGGTCTCCAGCGGCACCAGAGCACCGGTGGGGTTGCCCGGCGAGCAGAGGAAGAGGATCTGGCAGCGCGCCCACACCTCCGCCGGCACGGCGTCGAAGTCCGGGTTGAAGCCGTTGTCTTCCAGGCAGGGCAGGTAGTGCGGCTCGGCACCGGCCAGCAGGGCCGCACCTTCGTAGATCTGGTAGAACGGATTCGGGCTGATCACCAGGCCCTTGGCGTTGCGGTCCACCACGGTCTGGGTGAAGGCGAACAGCGCCTCACGGGTGCCGTTCACCGGCAGCACGTGGCGCGCGGCGTCCAGCCAGCCGGCCGGCACCTTGAAGCGGCGCTCGCACCATGCGGCGATGGCTTCGCGCAGGGCGGGAATGCCCAGGGTGGTCGGGTAGACCGCCAACTGGTCGAGGTTGTCGGCCAGGGCCTTGGCGACGAAGTCCGGCGAGCGGTGCTTGGGCTCGCCGATGGACAGCGCGATGGGCTTCAGCTCCGCCGGCGGCTGGGCGCCGGCCAGCAGGGCGCGGAGCTTCTCGAAGGGGTAGGGCTGGAGCGAGTCGAGGGCAGGATTCATGGCAAGGCTCTTTCTATCTTGATTCTTACAAAAGACGGCTTAGATGCTGATGCGCACCGGCATGGTGTACTGGCCGCTGTCCGAGAGGATGTCCACCAGGGCGGTCTGGATGCGTTTGCACAAATCTGGGTCGGAGAGCGGCTGGTTGTGCGCATCGGTGACGAAGAACACGTCCTCCACGCGCTCGCCCAGGGTGGCGATCTTGGCGTTCTGTACCGACAGGTCGAAGTCCAGGAACAGCCCGCCGATGCGCGCCAGCAGGCCGGGACGGTCCGGCGCGGTGACTTCCAGTACGCTGACCTGGCGGGCCGCGTCGGTGGAGATGGTCACCTGCGGGGCGAAGGCGAAGTGCTTGAGCTGGCGCGGTACGCGGCGCTGGATGATGGTCGGGTACTCGTCCGGGTCCTTCAGGGCACTCACCAGGCCTTCGCGAATTTCAGCGACACGGGCGGGATTGTCACCGATCGAACCACCATCGGCGTCGAGCACGATGTAGGTGTCGAGGGTGAACAGGCTGGTCGAGGTGATGATCCGCGCATCCTGGATGTTCAGGTTGAGCTGGTCCATCGCCGCCACGGTCACGGCGAAGAAGTCGTGCTGGTCGGCGGCGTAAATGAAGATCTGCGTGCCACCTTCGAACTCGCGCTGGGCGGTTTCCCTGATCAGTACCAGTGGGGTGCCGTCGTCCGGGTGCTGGAGGATGGCCTCGGTGTGCCAGGCCACGTCGGCGGCGGTGTGGCGCAGGAAGTAGTCGTCGCCCAGCTGGCTCCAGAGCTGCTCGGCGTCGTCCTGGTCGATGCCGCCGCGCACCAGGATGTCGATGGCCGCGCTCTGCGTCTGGCGGATCTGCTCCTCGCGGTCCACCGGGTTCTCCAGGCCGCGGCGCAGCGCGCGCTTGGTCTCGGTGTAGAGCTGGCGCAGCAGGCTGGCGCGCCAGGAGTTCCACAGCGTCGGGTTGGTGGCGTTGATGTCGGCCACGGTGAGCACGTAGAGGTAGTCGAGGTAGGTCTGGTTGCCCATGAGTTGGGCGAAGTCGTAGATCACCTGCGGGTCGGACAAATCCTTGCGCTGGGCCGTGGTCGACATGATCAGGTGGTTCTGCACCAGCCAGGACACCAGGTTGGTGTCCCACGGCGGCAGCTGGTGGCGCTGGCAGAAGTGCTCGGCATCCACCGCGCCGAGTTCCGAATGGTCGCCGCCGCGGCCCTTGGCGATGTCGTGATACAGGCCGGCAATGTAGATCAGCTCCGGCTTGGGCAGGCGCTCCATGATCTTGCTGGCCAGCGGGTACTTTTCCGCCATATCCGGGCGGCGTAGCTTGCGCAGGTGCTTGATCAGATTGAGGGTGTGGGCGTCGACCGTATAGATGTGGAACAGGTCGTGCTGCATCTGCCCGACGATCAGGCCGAACTCCGGCAGGTAGCGGCCGAGGATGCCGTAGCGGTTCATCCGCCGCAGGTTGCGGTGGATGCCTTCCTGGCACTTGAACAGCTCGATGAACAGGCTGGTGTTGCGGATGTCGTGGCGGAAGTCGTCGTCGATCAGATGCCGGCTGTCGCGCAGCAGGCGGATGGTATCGGCGCGCACGCCTTTGATCTCCGGGTGCTGGGCCAGCAGTACGAAGATTTCCAGCAGGGCGAACGGGGTGCGCTTGAAGACGTTGGCGTGGGTGACTTCCAGGTAGCCGTCGCGCAGTTGGAAGCGGCTGTTGAGCGACTGGATCTGGCCGTTCTCGCCGGCCCGCAGTATCACTTCCTCGAAGTGCTGGGTGATCAGGTCGTTCAGCTCGGAAACCGCCATCACCACGCGGTAGTACTTCTGCATGAAACGCTCGACCGCCAGCTTGGCGTCGTTGCCCTCGTAGCCGAGTATCTTCGCGATGCTGCGCTGGTGGTCGAACAGCAGGCGGTCTTCGGCGCGGCCAGCGAGCATGTGCAGGGCGTAGCGGACCTTCCAGAGAAACTCCTGGCTGGAGGCCAGCACCGAGCATTCGCTCTCGACCAGGAAGCCCTCGCGCACCAGGGCATGCAGGTTGAGGCTGCCAAAATGGCGGCGGGCGACCCAGAGCAGCGTCTGGATGTCGCGCAGGCCGCCGGGCGAGCCCTTCACGTTGGGCTCGAGGTTGTATTCGGTGTCGTTGTATTTGGTGTGGCGGTGGATCTGTTCCTTGCGCTTGGCCAGGTAGAACTGTCCGCTGGGCCACATCTGCTGCGCGCTGGTGGCGTCGAGCATGCGCAGGCGCAGGTTGTCGGGGCCGGAGATGGTCCGGCACTCCATCAGGTTGGTGACCACGGTGAGGTCGGCGCGGGCCTCCTCGGCACACTCGGCCACCGAGCGCACGCTCTGGCCGACTTCCAGGCCGATGTCCCAGAGCAGGGTGAGGAAGCCTTCGATGGGCTCGCGGAAAGTCTCCTGGTCCTCGCTGTCGAGCAGGATCAGCAGGTCGATGTCCGAGTGCGGGTGCAGTTCGCCGCGCCCGTAGCCGCCCACGGCGACCAGCGCGATGTCGGCGTCGTCGCCCCAGTCGAAGCGATTCCAGGCCCGCTGCAGGATCTGGTCGACGAACCAGGCGCGGTCCTCGATCAGCCGGCGGATGTCGCGGCCGCCATTGAAGCGGGCGTCGAGCACCTCGTTGGCCTGACGAATGGCCTTCTTGAAGGCGGCGATGGGGCTGGATTTGAGGGCCAGTTCCGCCTGGAACTGCCCACGGTCGAACAACTCGGGATCCACCTGCGGCATGGCGGCCTTCCTGATCAATGGCTTAGGGGAGGGCAGGGGCAAGAGGGCAACCGGGCCTGTGCGCTTGGCGCCAGGCCCGATGGCTGTGCCGGGCCGGGATTTGTATGTTCTACCCAGCCGTCGGCGAGATTGCAAACCACACAAAATCTGCTGCGCGTCGGCATAACTGCGTTAAAAACAGGCGAGGACTGCTCATTTACAGCACGTAAACTCCGCGTCCTCGCCTGTTTGATTCGCTGGCGCTCACCCTTCGGGCCAGCCTGTGGCTGTTACTCCCGCTGGTCGTTGCGCCTTGTTCTGCTCTAGCTCGCAAGATTTTGAACAATCATTCAGACCGAGGTACGCGGGAAGCTTTCGTCGTTGCGCAGGGTCAGGATCTCGTAGCCGTCGGCGGTGACCAGCACGGTGTGCTCCCACTGCGCGGACAGCTTGCGGTCCTTGGTGATGGCGGTCCAGCCGTCGCCCAGCAGGCGGGTTTCCGGGCGGCCCTGGTTGATCATCGGCTCGATGGTGAAGATCATGCCTTCCTTGAGCTCCAGGCCGGTGCCGGCGCGGCCGTAGTGCAGCACCTGGGGCTCCTCGTGGAACACCTTGCCGATGCCGTGGCCGCAGTACTCGCGCACCACCGAGAAGCCGTTCTTCTCGGCGTACTTCTGGATCACTTCGCCGATGTCGCCCAGGCGCGCACCCGGCTTGACCACGTCGATGCCCTTGTACATGCATTCCTGGGTGATCTGGCACAGGCGGTCAGCCCATTCCGGGGTCTTGCCGACCAGGAACATCTTGCTGGTGTCGCCGTGGTAGCCGTCCTTGATCACGGTGATATCGAGGTTGACGATATCGCCTTCCTTGAGCGGCTTGTCGTTGGGGATACCGTGGCACACCACGTGGTTGATCGAGGTGCAGATGGACTTGGGGAAGCCCTTGTAGTTCAGCGGCGCGGGAATGGCCTTCTGCACGTTGACAATGTAGTCGTGGCAGATGCGGTCCAGTTCGTCGGTGGTGACGCCAGGCTTGACGTGCTCGCCGATCATTTCCAGCACTTCGGCGGCCAGACGGCCGGCGACGCGCATTTTCTCGATGTCTTCGGGCGTCTTGATGGTAACGGTCATGCGATTTCTCTATCAGGCGCAGCGTACGCGCGGGTCAAATGAGAGGAATACGCAAGTCTATCAGACTTGGCGGTCTCCTATATAAGGGACGGCAGGGTGGTCGGGTGGTGCCGGATGTCTGTTCGGGTTTCGCTGAGCCCGGGGTTGTGGTATAAAGCGCCCCGCTTCGAAGGCTACGGCCGTTTCGAGGCATTAACCCACACATGCATCGACACGATGGCCTGGGTGCCTTTC
This Pseudomonas sp. ATCC 13867 DNA region includes the following protein-coding sequences:
- a CDS encoding SufE family protein, with protein sequence MNLPAAAAEALQAFTALQGWEQRARLLMQWGERLEPLSDTERSDEQRVHGCESNVWLVADSRAGRWHFRAYSDARLLRGLLALLLVRVDGLPGPELAEVDLAGWFNQLGLGRQLSPSRSNGLNAVLKRMQELIVDL
- a CDS encoding aminotransferase class V-fold PLP-dependent enzyme; the protein is MSIPSPWRSDFPALATFEAEGQTYLDSAATAQKPQAMIDALAGYYASGAANVHRAQHLPGERATRAFEATRTLAANWLNGGSPAQIIFTGGTTEALNLLAYGLESQFQTGDEIVISALEHHANLLPWQQLALRRGLKLVVLPLDRSGRIDLERAASLIGPRTRLLAVSQLSNVLGTWQPLPELLQMARRHAALTVVDGAQGVVHGRHNLSALGCDFYVCSSHKLYGPEGLGLLWGRPEALERLAHWQFGGEMVHVADYFDAQFHNAPIGFEAGTPPIGAVIALGATLEWLARLDGAEVSAHEAILHARLLAGLRARDGVRVLGEPEVALASFVVEGVHVADLGHLLTEQGIAVRAGHHCAMPLMKTLDVAGALRVSLGLYNDGADLERFFHALDSALELLQ
- the dapD gene encoding 2,3,4,5-tetrahydropyridine-2,6-dicarboxylate N-succinyltransferase, giving the protein MSKSLFSLAFGVGTQNRQGNWLEVFYAQPLLKPSAELVAAISPLLAYQGGNQAIAFTAHQAYQLADAVKGVDAAQAALLNRLAESQKPLVATVLAEDAAPTSTPEAYLKLHLLSHRLAKPHGLNLTGIFPLLPNVAWTNQGAVDLAELAELQLEARLKGKLLEVFSVDKFPKMTDYVVPSGVRIADTARVRLGAYIGEGTTVMHEGFVNFNGGTEGPGMIEGRVSAGVFVGKGSDLGGGCSTMGTLSGGGNIVISVGEGCLIGANAGIGIPLGDRNIVEAGLYVTAGTKIAVLDDQNNLVKVVKGRDLAGQPDLLFRRNSQTGAVECKTNKTAIELNEALHAHN
- a CDS encoding LysE family translocator, with the translated sequence MSIAWALFLPACFALNLAPGPNNLLSLNNAARFGLLRATLAGSGRLLAFAGMLALAASGLALVLQTSAWLFLVIKVIGAAYLLWLAVQLWRAPTADLQVNGAAVPASSLWRLTRQEFWVAAGNPKAILIFTAFLPQFVDPHQAVAAQFAQLGTAFLLLEWLAIALYGLAGLHLGKLLAGARARRLFNRGCAALLGSAGLGLLLSRRPA
- a CDS encoding ArsC family reductase, whose translation is MRPVSQRTLYGIKACDTMKKARTWLDEHGVEYAFHDYKTSGIDRAHLEQWCAEHGWETLLNRAGTTFRKLDDARKADLDQAKAIELMLAQPSMIKRPVLDLGGRTLVGFKPDNYAAALA
- a CDS encoding Na+/H+ antiporter yields the protein MQTVYTVLILLLTVGGTRLAAQLIPLPLPLIQIAAGAALAWPSLGLHVALDPELFMFLFIPPLLFVDGWRMPKGEFWKMRGPILALAFALVLVTVVVGGAFIHVLIPEIPWAAAFALAAVLSPTDALAVSAIAQNRLPRRLMHVLQGEALMNDASGLVAFKFAIAAAMTGTFSLMDASLSFLLVAVGGLACGVLLSWLLGRIRGWMIRRGWDDPATHVVLMLLLPFASYMVAEEVGVSGILAAVAAGMMQSWVDLLPRQTNTRLLNRSVWSMLEFAFNGVVFLLLGLQLPDILKSVAHHADDMLWHSSQLLFYVLAVFAALLLLRFAWVWCYWKVAVRFERWWGVELGGRPGEPTLRLSAISALGGVRGAVTLAGVLSVPLLLGDGSPFPQRDLIIFIAAGVILVSLLAATIGLPILLRGLPAASNDRRELEVGQVWRKTAVAAIRMLESEELPARENTDAEVTARLAEVKAKLMAEYRHQLDPAPDSLEARERARSLELADQALRIKALRAQRLELYRMRREHEIDDETLREVLGELDTQEAWVTSKAGRWV
- the dapC gene encoding succinyldiaminopimelate transaminase, producing MNPALDSLQPYPFEKLRALLAGAQPPAELKPIALSIGEPKHRSPDFVAKALADNLDQLAVYPTTLGIPALREAIAAWCERRFKVPAGWLDAARHVLPVNGTREALFAFTQTVVDRNAKGLVISPNPFYQIYEGAALLAGAEPHYLPCLEDNGFNPDFDAVPAEVWARCQILFLCSPGNPTGALVPLETLKKLIALADEHDFVIAADECYSELYFDEQNPPAGLLTACAELGRSDFARCVVFHSLSKRSNLPGLRSGFVAGDAEVLKKFLLYRTYHGCAMPVQTQLASVAAWKDEDHVRANRDLYREKFDAVLDILGGVLDVQRPDGSFYLWAKTPVADTEFCRGLFDAQHVTVVPGSYLSREVNGENPGANRVRMALVAPLAECVEAAERIKRYVQGL
- a CDS encoding [protein-PII] uridylyltransferase — translated: MPQVDPELFDRGQFQAELALKSSPIAAFKKAIRQANEVLDARFNGGRDIRRLIEDRAWFVDQILQRAWNRFDWGDDADIALVAVGGYGRGELHPHSDIDLLILLDSEDQETFREPIEGFLTLLWDIGLEVGQSVRSVAECAEEARADLTVVTNLMECRTISGPDNLRLRMLDATSAQQMWPSGQFYLAKRKEQIHRHTKYNDTEYNLEPNVKGSPGGLRDIQTLLWVARRHFGSLNLHALVREGFLVESECSVLASSQEFLWKVRYALHMLAGRAEDRLLFDHQRSIAKILGYEGNDAKLAVERFMQKYYRVVMAVSELNDLITQHFEEVILRAGENGQIQSLNSRFQLRDGYLEVTHANVFKRTPFALLEIFVLLAQHPEIKGVRADTIRLLRDSRHLIDDDFRHDIRNTSLFIELFKCQEGIHRNLRRMNRYGILGRYLPEFGLIVGQMQHDLFHIYTVDAHTLNLIKHLRKLRRPDMAEKYPLASKIMERLPKPELIYIAGLYHDIAKGRGGDHSELGAVDAEHFCQRHQLPPWDTNLVSWLVQNHLIMSTTAQRKDLSDPQVIYDFAQLMGNQTYLDYLYVLTVADINATNPTLWNSWRASLLRQLYTETKRALRRGLENPVDREEQIRQTQSAAIDILVRGGIDQDDAEQLWSQLGDDYFLRHTAADVAWHTEAILQHPDDGTPLVLIRETAQREFEGGTQIFIYAADQHDFFAVTVAAMDQLNLNIQDARIITSTSLFTLDTYIVLDADGGSIGDNPARVAEIREGLVSALKDPDEYPTIIQRRVPRQLKHFAFAPQVTISTDAARQVSVLEVTAPDRPGLLARIGGLFLDFDLSVQNAKIATLGERVEDVFFVTDAHNQPLSDPDLCKRIQTALVDILSDSGQYTMPVRISI
- the map gene encoding type I methionyl aminopeptidase — encoded protein: MTVTIKTPEDIEKMRVAGRLAAEVLEMIGEHVKPGVTTDELDRICHDYIVNVQKAIPAPLNYKGFPKSICTSINHVVCHGIPNDKPLKEGDIVNLDITVIKDGYHGDTSKMFLVGKTPEWADRLCQITQECMYKGIDVVKPGARLGDIGEVIQKYAEKNGFSVVREYCGHGIGKVFHEEPQVLHYGRAGTGLELKEGMIFTIEPMINQGRPETRLLGDGWTAITKDRKLSAQWEHTVLVTADGYEILTLRNDESFPRTSV